Proteins from one Portunus trituberculatus isolate SZX2019 chromosome 38, ASM1759143v1, whole genome shotgun sequence genomic window:
- the LOC123514698 gene encoding putative uncharacterized protein DDB_G0271606 codes for MAEKMRRDRLNSCINELAGIVPLCSGSSKRLDKTSTLRLAANYICMHKLLMGEENGDEKLPPVLGGNIAHNLAEAVGGFLLVVTSTGKIIYVTEAIEQFLGHSQVDLLGQSIYNVIHLDDHEIFQQNLGTKGSGRVSFFCRMMEKALTRNEPGRYEIIHVVGQLKPIPALTSTIPASPSTSVVSPGARSNSDTDENCDSDGESDTQSLKASVNRFGTHILVSFVRVVKDRPITELSLVESTLDEYITRHGLTGNIIYTDHRISFVTGLMPSDVIGKSAFSYMHPDDRVWSIVAQKLMFSSTQGQGVVSYRLKCCDGSLVTLRSRGYLEVDKQTGQVESFVCINTVVNVTEADEEIKNQKRKLLPIISSQDCDEHLKSISNTFPQELLKDVMPMLTPDALQNLCATFQMNEMKERENRAKITELDSPEPPKPNCGTSPDIVNNFKERRSDPSPYQSKAKKLCSVERLDSSVKQCTMSPPESQEIVREASPNSSWYNSSYKQTSSGIDFSTVVTENFSFDREHFQQKSIKNEGQLTPAASPQVQVHSPYNSQHGSNNCYLAPSDQYNTTNYTDQTLAKGHSIDIYQQNKSPNVLQCTAAGGISPRTDEFIPGVNNFSVDGNIISAANLKNEEFSPRNSDQVNSSPGFSTPNYSPALEDDVNTRKKPRNPQNSITLEMASPGGSFTSKSEPSGSPGGTYPFISVSDDVLLSENTEDNGHSPYTSPQECRDNISLSPAVLSSPAVSPGCQNIQQVECDGSTSSMNQCGTARQHHNILAQHSPNSTMSSRNRCHYQQHQGQQQQHHQQLLLQQQQQQQQQQQQPQQQQQQQPQQQQQQQQQQQQQQLQQQQLQQLQQQQLQQQLQQQQYFQQQQLLQQQQHQQQQQQKHHQQQQQQQRTPQHYHSQSSVPAANAKHNFNVRSPNLCGRMQGQLSNQIPENNSSVNNWQSRSGDVPLHSSMASKNPEMYSPQNLTESGQALQCDASLHLNTANPYSKSRNIPDQPDAYYRHCTASPQRIVQSQLTTQYVATNQKFNPQFRYSPSQNEVEGEFL; via the exons GCTGTGGGGGGCTTCTTGCTGGTGGTCACCTCTACTGGCAAAATTATTTACGTCACTGAGGCCATTGAGCAGTTCTTGGGCCACAGTCAG GTGGATTTGCTTGGCCAGAGTATCTACAATGTGATCCATCTAGATGATCATGAAATATTCCAGCAGAATCTTGGAACCAAAG GCAGCGGTAGAGTATCCTTCTTTTGCCGCATGATGGAGAAGGCTCTGACCCGCAATGAACCTGGCCGCTATGAAATCATTCACGTTGTAGGGCAGCTCAAGCCCATTCCTGCCTTAACCAGCACTATTCCTGCCTCACCATCCACATCAGTGGTGTCTCCTGGAGCAAGGTCAAACAGTG ATACTGATGAGAACTGTGACTCAGATGGAGAGTCAGACACCCAATCTCTGAAGGCATCAGTCAACAGGTTTGGAACTCACATCCTTGTCAGCTTTGTGAGGGTTGTCAAGGACCGGCCTATTACTGAGCTCTCCCTGGTTGAGTCCACGCTGGATGAGTACATCACCCGCCACGGTCTGACTGGAAACATCATTTACACGGATCACAG AATTTCGTTTGTCACAGGGTTAATGCCGTCAGATGTCATCGGGAAATCAGCGTTTTCCTACATGCACCCTGATGATAGAGTGTGGTCCATTGTTGCACAAAAGCTGA TGTTCTCCAGCACTCAAGGCCAAGGTGTTGTGTCCTACAGACTAAAGTGTTGTGATGGATCTCTCGTCACTTTAAGGAGTAGAGGATACCTGGAGGTGGACAAGCAGACTGGACAAGTAGAGTCTTTTGTCTGTATCAACACTGTCGTAAA TGTTACAGAAGCtgatgaggaaataaagaatcAGAAACGAAAGCTTTTGCCAATAATAAGCTCACAGGACTGCGATGAACACTTGAAGTCCATCTCTAACACG TTTCCACAAGAACTTCTCAAAGATGTGATGCCAATGCTGACTCCTGATGCTCTGCAGAATTTGTGTGCCACTTttcaaatgaatgaaatgaaagaaagggaaaacagagCTAAAATTACAGAACTAGACTCACCGGAACCACCAAAACCGAACTGTGGAACCTCGCCAGATATTGTGAACAActtcaaagaaagaagaagtgacCCTAGTCCATACCAGAGCAAAGCAAAAAAATTATGTAGTGTAGAAAGACTTGATTCCTCAGTGAAGCAGTGCACCATGAGTCCTCCTGAGAGCCAAGAGATTGTGAGGGAAGCATCACCCAACAGCAGCTGGTACAATTCTTCTTATAAACAGACTTCTTCAGGAATTGACTTTAGTACTGTTGTAACTGAAAACTTCAGTTTTGATAGGGAACATTTTCAACAGAAATCAATAAAGAATGAGGGGCAGCTAACTCCAGCTGCATCCCCTCAAGTGCAAGTTCACTCACCTTATAATTCACAGCATGGGAGCAATAACTGTTACTTAGCTCCCAGTGATCAGTACAATACTACCAATTACACAGACCAAACACTTGCCAAAGGTCACAGCATTGATATCTATCAACAAAATAAGAGTCCCAATGTACTGCAATGTACTGCAGCTGGAGGCATCAGTCCTCGTACAGATGAATTCATTCCAGGAGTTAATAATTTTTCTGTTGATGGCAATATCATCTCAGCAGCAAACCTAAAGAATGAAGAGTTTTCTCCAAGAAATAGTGACCAAGTTAATTCAAGTCCAGGTTTTTCTACACCAAACTACAGTCCTGCATTAGAAGATGATGTAAATACCAGAAAAAAGCCAAGAAATCCACAAAATAGCATAACTCTGGAGATGGCCTCTCCAGGGGGCAGTTTTACAAGCAAAAGTGAACCCAGTGGGTCTCCTGGTGGTACTTATCCCTTCATTTCTGTAAGTGATGATGTGCTCCTCAGTGAAAATACTGAAGACAATGGTCACAGTCCTTATACAAGTCCTCAAGAATGTAGAGACAATATTAGCCTCTCTCCtgctgttctttcttctcctgctgTATCTCCTGGCTGCCAGAACATTCAGCAGGTAGAGTGTGATGGCTCTACCAGCTCCATGAACCAGTGTGGGACAGCACGTCAGCATCATAATATCCTCGCTCAGCATTCTCCAAACTCCACGATGAGCAGCAGGAACCGATGCCATTACCAGCAACATCAAggccagcagcaacagcaccaccagcaactATTacttcagcagcagcagcagcagcaacaacaacaacaacaaccacagcagcagcaacaacaacaaccacaacagcagcagcaacaacaacaacaacaacagcagcagcagctacaacagcaacagcttcaacaactacaacagcagcagctacaacaacaattgcaacaacagcaatatttTCAACAGCAGCAATTActtcaacaacagcagcatcaacagcaacagcaacaaaaacatcatcaacagcaacaacaacaacaacgaacacCACAGCATTACCATTCTCAGTCCTCTGTCCCAGCTGCCAATGCCAAACACAATTTCAATGTCAGATCACCAAACTTGTGTGGCAGAATGCAGGGACAGCTGAGTAATCAGATACCTGAAAACAATAGCTCTGTGAATAATTGGCAGTCAAGAAGTGGTGATGTTCCTTTGCACTCCTCAATGGCTTCAA AAAACCCAGAGATGTACAGCCCCCAAAACTTGACTGAGAGTGGCCAAGCTCTGCAGTGCGATGCTAGTCTCCACTTGAACACTGCCAACCCATACTCAA AAAGCAGAAATATTCCAGACCAGCCTGATGCTTACTACAGACATTGCACTGCCTCACCTCAGAGGATAGTTCAAAGTCAACTCACCACTCAGTACGTTGCTACAAACCAGAAATTTAACCCACAGTTTCGGTACAGTCCATCTCAGAATGAAGTTGAAG GTGAATTCTTGTGA